The sequence CTCAAAATCATCACTTCATTCAAAACTTAATTGAAATGCGCGAACACTACCAGGTGGTTGTTCAAAAGTGCGATCGCGCGAGTTCTCACGCTGGCGCTCAACTCAATTCCCTCAACGCCTTGTTAGCAGATCGCTTAGTTGAAAACCAGCATATAGAAAGCTTACTGCAACTGAGAGCACACTATCAAACGCTGTACGCACAGCAGCAACAACAAGCCCAAAATGCTAAAGAGCAGATCGCGCACATCAATGCATTACTCGCAGACCAATTAGTATTACAGCACAACGAACAACAGATCGCTGTTCAATCAACGACTATAGCCCAAAAACAGCTGAATGAAGGATTAACACTTATTACGGATGAGGACGATCGCTCATCACTGCAACAGCAAGACGCACAAGAACTTCCACATCCACAGATCCAAACCTCCGTCTCTACTCCAGAAGCACAGCATTTAGAATCCGATTTTATCGAGCCACTAGATTCTAAGCATCAAACAACATCAGCGCCTCCTCCACAATCGCGCTTTTTAAAAACACCACTCGTCCCACAATATCAACACCTGACTAAATCAGAAGCCGTTGAACAGCTACTGCAAAAAAATGAAGGAAGTATTCTACACGTCGATTACATCATTCGTGCTTTGCACGGTGAACTTAATGCTGAAGACCTCAAAGCAGAAAAGTTACGAATGAACGACACTCTACGCAAAGGAGTGGAAAAAGGATTATGGGATAAAGTACCTAATTCGCCTGGTTGTTACACGATTAACTTGACGTTAGTTGAACAAGAGACTAAAGGTACAAAAACGAATCCTCACCAAAATCAAGACGAGCCACTTCCTAAGCACATATCCCACAACGAGTCAGAACCATCACTGTTGCCGCGTTATCATGGAATGAGTTTCACTGGCGCAGTGACTACTGTTATACAGGAAAAAGCTGGTGAGATACTAACTCCAGAGATAGTTGCAAAAGCGTTGTACGGCGACATAGCAGGAAAAGCTTTGACACAAGCAAAAGGCAAAGTTGGCAAAACATTGTGGAATGGGGCTAAACAAGGACGCTGGCAAAGTGTTCCAGGTCAGCTAGGAATGTATACATTGCCATTGAATCAGTTGAATTAAATTTGCTGCTCAAATCGTTGCATCATAGACAGCACACGCTTGGGATCTTGCAAGCTATTGCCTAGGCTTGCTGATTGATTGCTTTTTATGCGGCTTGCGTCAGATTGTATAGTGTTGAGATCAGAACCTCTGTACGCGCGTAAAAAGCGATCGCTTAACTTGTGCTTCTAACCATCGACTTACAATAATCCACGATAACGAATAAACAGTAAAATAGCTGCCCAAGAACCCAACGCGACTTTAACGGCGACTAGAATATTGAGTAAAGGAATTGCCCCACCACTGACAAGTGTGCCTAACTGTCCGTGTGATAATTCGATTCCGCTGAGTGTAACAACTGCTAGTGCAATAAAAATCAAGACGGAAATTTTTTCCCACGTAGCAGCGTGCCAGCGTTTGTAGAGTGCCTGCATCCACACTGAGGGTGAGGTAATCGCTACAAGACCGATCGCGGTTCCCCCTGCCACGCCAGCAGCAAAACCACCGCCAGGACTTAAATGCCCGCGAATTGCGAGTTCGATACTTACTAATGCCGTAATCGTTGCACCTAGACGCGCCAGCACGATTGATGGTTGATCTGTAAATTGATAGATCGTCGTTGTTGGCTTTTCGTTAGCGAGCAGATAATAAGCGCCCAAGATTGCGATTGTAAATACAACAACCTCAAAAATCGTGTCATACAAGCGATTGCGGAAAATAATACCGGATACTGCATTGGGTACTCCACTATCTTGCACAACTAATTCAACAATCGAGACATCTGTTAAGTTGAGTGTTGGATTAGGAATGAGCAGCATTTTGACAAACATTGCAATTCCCGCCGCAATGTAGACCCACTTCATGAATGATTCTCCTTTGCGTCTAATGGATTGACATAAGTGAGGCTTGTCTCTGGCGATGCGAGTTCGGTTTGCATAATTTCGTAGAGGCGTTGAACTCTGGTGACAGTGTGATAAGGTGGCGCCTGAGAAGGCGATCGCAAAACGCACGTTGTATGAACTTCTTTGTCAACCAGTGCTTGCTCTAAAGCCTGCATATCAGTGTAGGGAAACACTTCCAGCCGCATATGATGTTTGCGCAAAATTGTGCGTAACTGATCGAGAAGTTGCCCAAACCGATTGCCCTCGGCGGCACTCGACTCATCCTTGAGAACACCAAGCCGCATAACGAGCGATGAACGTACTGCAACTGCATAAAGCGTAATTGCCAGCATAGTACCGACTAACGCTTCAGTTAAAGCCACATCCGCCGCACCTAAAACTGCATATACCAACGCGGCGATTGCTCCCAAGATGCCGCGAATCACTAAAGCGTGGTATGGATTGACTTGAAATACCAACATAAAGGCACTCAATGGCAACAAAGCCGCGATCGCATAGATATAGAAATCATTCATAGCTATCTCCGCTACTCGAACAGTATGCCAGCACGTATCCCAGCACCGTGTTCCAAATTGCTAAGGAGATAATCGCCAGGATCAACAATGGCCATTCACTGGGAATTTTCAATAGTAGTCCGAAGATGATACTCATAGAACCCAGCGTATCTGCAACCGAAAGGCTATGCAATTTGAACAATATTGAGCGCCTGCCCAATAGGTGCGAGGTTCCCCAAAACCAAAAAACAATTCCTATGCCAAGGCATATATAACTCAATAAGTCAATCATATTTTACGAATTTGAAACATCTTGCATGCGTTTAATCACGTGTGCTAGTAGCATTAACGCGGCGTTACCCACACTCAAAATAATGACCGCGACAATTCCAATCATCCAATCATCACGAAAGACAGAGACAACGAGTGCCATAATTGCCGTCTTAGTCGCAATACTCGCAAATGCCAACATTCGCTGCCAAACTTCATCATCACGCCACGCTGCGTAAGTCGGTATGAGTAACGCCAGAATCATTGCGATAAGTACCAAGTTCATGTTTTTTTCCTCCGTTGTACGCGGTGAACTTCGTACCAGCCGTCTTCGTGGTATTTCAAGACAATCGTTTTCGGCGTAAAGGTGATCAGAAAAATATCTAGAAAGATTAGTCCTGGTGTCCGGCGTGGTGGAACTCGTTCCATCGTCACCACTTCTTGGGTATGCGGGCGGAACATAATTTCAACTGCCTCAATATAAGCCTGTGGAAGCGCCATAACAATCTCCCAAAGCGCCCGCAGCCAATCTTTTAATGCGGCGCGAGATTTGTGGCTGTGAGGCAATAGCAGCGCGACGCTAATACCGATGATGATGTTGACCGCGCTGAAATTAGCGGTGAGTAAAAACCAGATAGCGAGTCGTAAAATCAGATTGAGATATCCTGTCATGTAAATACCATCCAAAACAGTAGAATCAACATCAGACTCATACCACCAATCAAATGCTCAAATTGTTCAAGTACGCGCGGTAGCCTGAGTTCTAAGCGTCGAAAAACGAGAAGATATGCAATCCAGCCAGCAGCAATAATCGCGAGGACTTTCATGATATTCGCGACGGTATATGCTTGGTAGTACGCAACATTGGCGATCGCCAGCGCTGCGATTAGCGGTACTATTGCTAACCACAAACCAAAGCGGATTTTGTCGCTACCTCCACGCGGCAGAAAGATAAATTTAGCGTAGACGATCGCTGTTCCGGTGGCACCAAGATTCATCGCGATCATATAGATGGGTGACAGATCTTTCAACGTGAGGATCTTCGCCGCAAAACCAACGAATAAGGGAAATCCCGAAATTGAAAGACTCGCCATTACCAAAGCAACCCACAAACCAGTATTTAGTGGTTTTTGTTGAAGTTCCTTAAAGTTGCGGCTAGGTAAAGTCCCTGCGATTAAAAATAACGTAGATTTAGCTACCCCGTGCGCCAGCGCATAAAACCCCCCCGCACTCGGTGCAACAAGTATCCAGCCCAACTGGGAAACTGTACTCAACGCCAGCGTCCGCTTTGTGTCTTTTTCTAAGATTGCATAAAACACGCCAAGGAGCGCCGCCCCAACGCCAAAAATTCGAACGATCGCATCCACTTCATCCAAAATCAGCGCGCACCGTACCAGCGGAAACACACCTGCTTTAACGACAACTCCCGATAGCATCGCGGAAACTGGCGATTCGGATTCAGAATGTGTTAGCGGTAGCCACAACCCAGATACAAAAACTCCACCTTTTGTCAAGAGTCCCAGAAAGATCAACGCGAGTGCTTCGGTTGGGGCGCCCCGCAAACCCCCAAACGCAAACGAATGATGTGTTTGATAAACAAGTACCGCGCCGACTAGATAAAATAGCATTGCCGTGTTGCTGACAAACAGATAGCGCAAAGCTACCCATAGCGATCGCTCAGTTCGAGGATAGGCAATTAACAAAAACGCCGCAATCCCGATCACCTCTAGTGCTACATACAAACTGATAAAATCTGCACAGACAAACACCGCATTCAGGCTGCCATGCAGAATAGCAATTTGCATATAAAAAAAAGCTGTCTTATCGGTGTGCCAACAGTAGAGAGTAACTGCCGTCGCAACGAGTGCATTGGTTAAGATAAAGTACCCACTTAGCTGATCGACTTGCAACGTGACACCGAAGTTATCGAGTAATTGCAGTGTCAGCGGCGACTGCGCTATCAAGACTTGTAACGCATATCCCATCGAAACTAGCGTTACACCCAGTGTAAGGTAACGGTCAAGTTTGGGGATAAGATAAATGACAAACCCGATAAATAATGGTAAGGCAATCCAGGCGATCGTTAAGGTATTTATCATGGCATATTATTCTTCTCGATTTCGTTGCTTTCTAAAGTCGGGTTATCTTGTGCCAATTTCATGACTCCAACTAGCATGAAAGCTTGAATCGAAACAACAATCACAATTGCCGTCAAGATTACTGCTTGCAAAACTAAATCGGCGTAAGCACCTTTTCTCGCGCAGAAACCAGATGGCTAGCCGCAAGATGAGATTGAGATACTCAGTCATGTAGTTATCATCCAAAACACCAGAATCAACATTAAACTCATCCCACCAATGAGATGCTCAAAGTCCTCTAGTACACGTGGTAACTTCAATACCGATCGCTTGAAAATCAGACCATATGCTAACCATCCAATAGCGATGATTGCTAGTGCTTTGATCGTATTCGCCACCGTATACGCTTGGAAATAAAAAATATTTGCACCGATTAGCCCGCCGATTAACAGAGTTATAGCTGCCCAAAAACCAAACTTGATCTCCTGCCCTGCTTGTCTGTGATGGGGTAGAAAGATAAATCTGGCATACACTATTGCTGTCCCTACAGCCGCAACATCCATAGCGATTGTTTGCCAGGGCAACACATTATTCAGGGTTGAGATTTTCGCGCCGAAGCCAACCATCAGGGGAAAACCAGAGATCGACAAACTGGCGACCACTAAAACAATCCAGAGTGAGGTATTGAGCGGCTGGTGTTGCAGTTCCTTGATATTTCGGCTTGGTAAAGCTCCTGCGGTCAAAAAGAGTGTTGGTTTGACCAGTCCGTGCGCCAGCGCGTAAAAGCCTCCG is a genomic window of Chroogloeocystis siderophila 5.2 s.c.1 containing:
- a CDS encoding Na(+)/H(+) antiporter subunit B, which gives rise to MKWVYIAAGIAMFVKMLLIPNPTLNLTDVSIVELVVQDSGVPNAVSGIIFRNRLYDTIFEVVVFTIAILGAYYLLANEKPTTTIYQFTDQPSIVLARLGATITALVSIELAIRGHLSPGGGFAAGVAGGTAIGLVAITSPSVWMQALYKRWHAATWEKISVLIFIALAVVTLSGIELSHGQLGTLVSGGAIPLLNILVAVKVALGSWAAILLFIRYRGLL
- a CDS encoding DUF4040 domain-containing protein — its product is MNDFYIYAIAALLPLSAFMLVFQVNPYHALVIRGILGAIAALVYAVLGAADVALTEALVGTMLAITLYAVAVRSSLVMRLGVLKDESSAAEGNRFGQLLDQLRTILRKHHMRLEVFPYTDMQALEQALVDKEVHTTCVLRSPSQAPPYHTVTRVQRLYEIMQTELASPETSLTYVNPLDAKENHS
- a CDS encoding monovalent cation/H(+) antiporter subunit G yields the protein MIDLLSYICLGIGIVFWFWGTSHLLGRRSILFKLHSLSVADTLGSMSIIFGLLLKIPSEWPLLILAIISLAIWNTVLGYVLAYCSSSGDSYE
- a CDS encoding Na+/H+ antiporter subunit E; its protein translation is MTGYLNLILRLAIWFLLTANFSAVNIIIGISVALLLPHSHKSRAALKDWLRALWEIVMALPQAYIEAVEIMFRPHTQEVVTMERVPPRRTPGLIFLDIFLITFTPKTIVLKYHEDGWYEVHRVQRRKKT
- a CDS encoding cation:proton antiporter produces the protein MNTLTIAWIALPLFIGFVIYLIPKLDRYLTLGVTLVSMGYALQVLIAQSPLTLQLLDNFGVTLQVDQLSGYFILTNALVATAVTLYCWHTDKTAFFYMQIAILHGSLNAVFVCADFISLYVALEVIGIAAFLLIAYPRTERSLWVALRYLFVSNTAMLFYLVGAVLVYQTHHSFAFGGLRGAPTEALALIFLGLLTKGGVFVSGLWLPLTHSESESPVSAMLSGVVVKAGVFPLVRCALILDEVDAIVRIFGVGAALLGVFYAILEKDTKRTLALSTVSQLGWILVAPSAGGFYALAHGVAKSTLFLIAGTLPSRNFKELQQKPLNTGLWVALVMASLSISGFPLFVGFAAKILTLKDLSPIYMIAMNLGATGTAIVYAKFIFLPRGGSDKIRFGLWLAIVPLIAALAIANVAYYQAYTVANIMKVLAIIAAGWIAYLLVFRRLELRLPRVLEQFEHLIGGMSLMLILLFWMVFT